Genomic DNA from Bemisia tabaci chromosome 2, PGI_BMITA_v3:
AAGGATGAAGAGCTGTCATGTGGGCAAAAAGGAATGTGTAGTGCTTCATCGGTATTACTTCTGCGTATTTGCCCCCATATCCCACCGCGCGCgccattttttaccttttcttcaGACAGATACATCAAAATAGTAGACACTTTTTCCTCAAGAACCGCAACTTGACAAAATCAATGAGAAATGAGTTTTCATATGTCCATATAGGTATACAGATCTTTTAAGTAGGCCTTTTTAGGCTTTTGGATTTTGTGATCATAGCTGTCAGTATTGAgactcatttttaattttctagtaGCTGTGAAGATTTCTTTCTCCAAGAAAAGTCAGCTCTGGTTTTGAGTAGAGTGATAGTAATAATTACGCATGATGGGGTGACTTGCCTCTTCACAGATATGAAACCTTGTAAATTGCAACCAACGTAATCATAATTAATCTAATACAGCGTATCTAATTTTAATTCAAGTATGTTAAAATCTTGCAGCAAAAGCagaaaatcagtacttaaacTTATACTCAGTATTTCAAACACCAAGCGAAAAGTGTCACATGTTGCAAGATTAGATTTATATTTATTGGAAAGAATAACAAGAGTCCTCAGGATTGTTAACTTTGATCTTTCTATTGTTATTTTTTCGGGAAAGATTCGTCAATTGTAaagatttttatgttttttttccagaacatAGTTGACATGATCCAGCAGGAGAGGCCTGATTGGAACCAAGTCATGGCATATGTCACTTCTATTTTCAAACACTTTGAAACTTAGAACTCGATGAACATGTTTCCGCAACGATGTGTGGCGCTTGTTGCTCACTGCCATACTCGTTAGTCTGTTGTTAGTGCTCTGTTTTCCTATAATTAAGTTTAAGTTAAAGCTTTCTGTGATTAATGATGGTTTATTTTTAGAACTTAACTTTTGATTtataaatttaaggaaaataccAGAATCTTTTGACTCATTGTGAGTTTCccgttaatatttttttaaccaGTGAAAGGGATTTGCCTTTTCTGTTTAATGTTGAAAGATATCTTGGTATCTCTGATATTTTTTATTGCAGTATCATACCAAAAAGAAGATAATAATGGAACCATTTcctttctttgtaaaaaaaaaaaaactcccctGCTTAATTTGCAAATCTCTTCTTGTTAATGTTAAACTATTTGGTGTACATACAGTGCTCAGTCTCAAACTTAATGTAGCATaatcttgtttctttttctcctttttttcaatattttgaatcaagTAGTTATTGTTAACTTGATGTTGTCATGGTTGACTCTTATCATTTTTGGACATTCTTATGTTCCtgcatttttctcctttagtggctacgttcttttttttttatcatttataactgaaaagaaattttgaaagttttagttGTATTAAAAACAAGTATACACTTCTTTTTCCAAATCAGtataaattttctgaaatattgacattttcacacctgaaaaatcaaaatttccaattttttgcctCAAACTCATGATACTTTTAGACGGTCACCAGACCGTGCCTTACAGaaactaattttttcattaaatatatTCTAAGTGATAAAACATAATCCAAGTTCTAATGTggtctcattaaatttttttgcaacTGAGGAATTAAATGGTAATTAAATTGTTGCTGCATTGTTGTGACAGTCTCACCATGATTGTAAAGAAAATCTTATTTGTCAATCAATAGTTCGTAATTTTGTAATAGAGAAAGTTATAGTATACGATTTCAGGCGGATATTTACTTCAGATTTGTCTTTTAGACCCCTAAATTGTGGTTCTTGATGTTAAACTGTTTGGCATCCTTGCAATTTATGGTAATAATTAACAACTTTTGTTTGTAAGTTAGCGACTTAACTGTAATATCTCAGCAACTTGGTAGCAGACATCGGTAGGCGTACCTTAAAGTTTCTTGATTGAGGTACTGGATTTATGTAGAAGAGTTTCATCTAAATAAGTATGTTTGAAATTATAACTGTTTAATTAAAATTCATAGTATTCACTAAAATTGAGGGAAGGTGCATCAGAAAGTGTGTTTACTGtaaaaatacgaaagaaaacattcctaagaaattttgttgtatctttcttaagaaattttaaattgagttCAGTGTCTGTAGAAGGAACTTGATGAAATCATGATAATATGAATTCAATGAGCTATTTCTTCAGTACTTGTTGCTGTTGTAGAATTTCTTGTCCGTCATGAACACGATGACTGTCTTATCCAAAGATTTTTGTATCAAAAccacctctccccccccccttttttttttctccaaaaacctAGTTTATATCATAGAATGACAACTTCCATAAAAGTGTTCTCGTTAAGTGCAGTACCTTAATCATAGATTTATGCAAAATGTGAACTTTCGTCACTTTAAAGTGAAAATACTCATTTTCGGAATGGTAGCTGTTCCAGGTCAAAGTTTCCAggtgtcagaaaaaaataattattttctcctGACCTACACTTCATTCTTTTTATTctataattaatttttactgtttttgacTTAATGTCCGAGCCTCATCATTGCCTTGTTGATGCTGGTATAATCTCCTCTGTAAAAGAGCCGTATTTCAAGAGaaatggagttcttgcatgcAGCAAGAATTTTCAATtcaatcaattatttatttttacaattttgcaagaaacacaaAGTTGCTGCTGGTTTTCTGCAAGATCAGCTCCCTATCTCATGAAACAAATTGCAATGTTACTTTCCGCTCatctgataaaatttcaaaatcaaaactttgaaacattgaaatttttcctcggTAATCAGGTAGACGTAAAGTAGCATCAGTCAAGAGGTTAACTCTATTCTATTAAAAGTATTCCAAATATGCTTTGTCTCCTAAAAGCCTGAAAAGTATGCAAGTGTGCTCAGGAGCAATCTTGGCTCATTCCTGACCTTTCTTAGTACAACTTTTACTTTTATTACATTGCCAAATATTTAGAGGGCATAGTTAAATTTAGCTCATGTTTATACGTACAGCCGCCTTTTTCCTAAGATAGTTTTAAGATTATTTTCTCCATCAAACTttggccaaatttgaaagaagCTGTGTCCtatttgattaaaatttattaattaaaaaataaaatatacaaatgTTCAAATTCCGAATTGTCAAAAACCTCTCTTGGAAGAATTTCTCACATATAAAGCTAGTTCACCATtgcagtttaaaaaatgcataacaTACAGGAGGATGGTGGGAATGAAAGTAGACAGATTAAATGCTACTTTGAGTCGCAAATCAACAAGTTACCTACAATTGAGTTTTTCAGTGTTGTGTCATCAGAAGTGAATATGTGAGTGctccaaaaatattttgcaaaaatttacaaaatgtcgtaatatttcaagaaagttttaaaaatattttagctTCATTAGGTAAGTTCCTTTTGGAACAGTAAAAATTCCATACAAACCATTAGACTGACTAGGCCTGTCTGGTTTTGCATTTAGTGTCATTGCTTTCGTTTCAATACACATTCAATCCTAGAAgattaaaaattgcattttttattgcCTCAGAACTGTATCACAttccttttcttattttgaaaCTCTACCGAATCATTCAATCTCTCTGATCTGTGGGCgataatttttcataaatttgtaCAATGCATATGGTAGCTCATTCAGGAATTAggtaatttttgctgcttcAAGGCTGTTAAGtgaccttttaaaattttccaatttgacTGAAATACTGctccaccttttttttttttttttttttagaattgtaCAGATTCAAGGGCTCTGTTCAAGCATCTATAGTTTACTTAAATAGTTCACCCTAGGGCTTGCTATCAAATATGTCGTTTTTCTTGTTTGTGTGGGTGTCGGTCTTGTGCAACCGCTCTAAAGCCTGCTGTGCGAAATCTaagtgaaaaagaggaagaaaaactgtattaattCTGGTAGCACTCTCATAACTTCAACCTATTCAGCATGTAGTACTAATTCTTgaagtatgaaaatttcaattgaatcaGATACCTATAATCAGACTTGCAAGCCCCAACTTTTTTGTGTGAAAGTGACATGTAGGAGACACAGAAGTATTTAAATTTAAGTGGCTATTAACGAAGTGTAAAGGAAGAATCTTTAGCATTCACCGAGCAaagtcattatttttttccaagtttatGTATTTTGTTGTCCTATGTACTCTATTCAGGCTTGAAAACTGATATTTTTAGGTTCTTTTGCTCTCCGCCAAGCCTCAGCAAAAGGGAAAATATCTCAACCAAAAGGTTATGCTTCTCAATGCTTTGTACTATTTTTGTATCATACTtatgtcaatatttttttttaattattatttttttatcatatttatttttttctcatgttaAAATGTTATCTTATTCCTAAatacttcttttttctcctttttttcttattatttttttttttttttttggtgaaaaataaaacaggatgTATTTCCTACGAGAGCAGTAGGTATTTATTATTCCTCCAACCCTTTTGTACCTTGTCAAATCTAATTGCAAGTATAATTTACCCAATAAAATATAAGTACTGTTTTACGGTATAATTTtgatcataaaattcaaaaaattttctagaACATTTGCATTTCAGTAGAAACCATCAGttaatttttcctcagaaaaataaaaaatgaaaggagaCTTACAATGTCGCTATCTGAGTCATGCATAATTGAACTTTAGCCATCGGCCATTATAATGTATACCATTACATAACATTATGTAACATTACATACCAATATGTAATGAAAACAATGGGGTTGAATGCATTGGAAAGGTGGAGTAAAATTTTTTTCCGTTGTACCAAACTAACGAATCATTGTTTAGTAGACTAATCTAACAGGAGTGAAACAAGGCAAAAAGTCAACTTTTATTAGGGAACTGGGTAATGTACCCTTCTTCCTATTATATGCACCAAGTGCTGAGAACCATACTTATTCATTGTTACTCCTTGAAGGATCTTTAAGGCATAATAATTGATGAGCCTACCCAAGTTGTAAGATGAGGCATCTCTCTAGTGAAAGCATGAATACAATAAAATCGGCTATAAATCTATAAATTTGACGTGAAGTGTGTGAATTTTCTAATAACCATAAATCCTCGGTAAAAATATTAGGCTCATTTTACTGCTCTGTAACGGTATgcccaatggagaatttgcacacaaaatgTTATTGCTCTTCTGAGAGTgattaatgagctgagttcgcagtatttttcataatttttttctgaagtgggaaatttgagaaaaatagatttacaagtgagaaaatgtgccgtcctatgatgtcatctggcggctttgcccatttaaacacatgtattttagcagattaggttatttttgcatattttctcctataattgttcaatttagaaaccaacaATATTCTCATGCTTAGTTTTCCCAGTAGTATCATTTTGAAGatgaatttcacaaaatttaacacccctgcaaattctctattttcgTCCATTACCAGGATGTGATTTAAATTTAGCGCCATCAGCCAACACGTCATCCGCATTAATCAGGCTGCACCGACAGTAAAGTCCTGGTCAAGTTGCAAAGGTCTTCTTCCGAGAATTTATTAAATTACGAATTGAAGATTTTAACCGTTTAAAACCTCCGATTTAACGCGATAATCATTCAGATTTCAGAATTTGTGCCGATATTTTGCCTAATTTTGTgctataatttcaaaattcgactcgAGAGCCGAACCAGCTTTGCCAATTTTGGCAGCCAAAGTTGGCAACAACAAACGTGACCAACCACGTGACACACGTGATGTAAACACAAAACTTGTTCGGTGCTGTGCAAATTATGCAATTAGAATTTCGGACGGATTTGCAATCATCGGACTACCGGAATTTTGCGCTATGATTCAGCAAATCTTCACTAGTAGTTGAGTGAATCTCTGTGTTTTCATCCGCTCTCAATAAATTAGCCAAGGTGCCCTCTTACTTACGCTCTCTGGAAAAGCATTTCATCACCTACGTTGAAgtattttcctctttgaaaGAATTTGAGTTAGGTCATGTCCCAAGACATCAAAGCTCCAGGTATATACAAATGTCCTTGAAGTTTCGGCCCTTATCATCTTAGCTCCTTAGTTTGtcctaattttaaatattttacccTGGTTTCAACTCCATATCTGCCCATAACTTGGCAGAGTACTGAAGCACCCATGAAGTATGAGTATGCTTAGGTATCATTTCTGCATTTTAAATGAGTTGCTCTTTAACTTCTTTTCATGTCGTCAGCTCTCTACAATTCAAAGTCCATGCATTCTTGAACTCAATCATTTCCTTGCCACATAAATTTCCATGTAACGATCTGACAAGGTATTGTTTCTctacatttttttacaattgtAAATCAACGTACTGTGTTTTCCTACTTATCATTTTGTTTCAGCGAACATGAGGTCTTTGACCAGGTCATATTCTCCCTTATGTTTTGTCTTCGAAAGGTTGAACCAAATAAACACACTGATGACAAAAATTAGAGTAATACACAATGTCGAGAAGTAGTGCATGCCTATTTCTCATCACTtgtgtaaagaaaaaaatactccagCTGTCCCTAAATTAGTGCACATGGAGGTCCTTTTACAAAGCTGGCAGGGTTGCATTCATAGTCGTTCCCTATACATTAAGGCCTCCTTAACCAATATAATTCCTATGGTTTCAGATAGCCTCAACGTCTTAGGAAAGAATATTTTTACGGCCTCAACCATACACCATAACCATTCGTTTTGTAAACTGTGCCTTTTCGCCAACTTCTCTGGTACTTATCAAGACTTTTAAATTTGTTATTTTCTCTTTCTAGGTATATCTGAAGGAGGGTTTACAGGCAGCACATCTCAGTCCGAATTCTTCGCAAATAAATTCCTTACTGTTGCTGAGGAATTATCAACCCCTGACCCAAGAACAGATATTTCAAATCCAAAGGTagtattttattctattttttctctcctcttttattttatcttcCTGACGATTGAATCAGgccttaaatggacgtatttctgctaaacggaacaaAGCGGTATGGGGGAAAGAAAGGGAATACGGGTTGGATTGGTGGGTAAAGTTTATGGACAAGCTTATTCCGTCCCATGCTCACAATGCTCTTCCATGGCTCTTAGGTCCGCTTGACAAAACATGCTATCcgagattctaaaatcctcaaaaggaattcAAATTGCTTAGTtttgtttagcagaaatacgtcccaatGTAGGTACCTCATAACTCGAGGGGTAAAAGCATTGGGTGAAAAAAATGCCAATTAATTTAACGTTATAGTGGAGGGTCAATTTTGCCGACCCTACTAGCAATGAATACGATTGGAACATTAGGAACTTTACAAACAGCCATTGTTGTCATCTGAGCGAGGTTATTTTTCAGGAGTGGTAAGAATAccagtaggattttttttttttttttgaggtgaaaataataattatttttttttctagggtGCTGATGAATTTATCCTGGAAAATCAGACTGTTGAGCACTCCGAGAATAAACACTTAGCTCAATGTCCGACACTGCGTCAAGGTGACTTTCAAAATCATTTCGGCCATTGCTCATTAGTCACCCAGAAACTCAAAAATGAAGAGTCTTCATCAGGTTTGGAACAGTTGCTTACAACTTTCGGTGCTGAGAACTGTTGCTCTTGTCATGATGACTCCTGCTATCAGATTAGGAAAACTGCAGACAGCAAGGCTTTACTGAAAAGCTTGCAGGATAGGAAGGAAAAGTCTACAAAGGAAGGTCTAAAATCCAACACTAGTTCGGTTTCAGCGAAAATTCAACCTGAAACGCACATTATGAGTCCGCCAATAAATTTCACTCGTTTAATTGATTCGGAAGCTTTGGGATTTTCTAAAAATGATTCATTATGGACAACAGCATTGCCTGCCCATGGAAAGATCGACATTTCACAGAACATAACTGAAAGAATAAGAGAGACGGGATTGGGATCTAGCACACTGAAAGTGAATCATCAATGGCGAAGAAGATCCGTCCCCTACGAGGGAAGACCAGACAGGAAAGTAAACGTTCTGCAGTGCAACTATCCAAGATCTACCCAATCAAACCTCTCCAAAATTGTGTATTCTTGTGCCCattgcaattttaaaagttatggCAGCAAGAAGTTCCTGAAGCAGCATTTAATAAGCTGTACAGAAAACTCAGCATGCACCCCTGGGACAGATGGAAAGCCACTTGAAATTCCATGTGGAAGCCATACATCTCAACATTTTAACTCTACATCTGCTTGTGGATCAGAAAATTCACATTTGTCTCTGAAGAAGgatgaaaaatttgttctgGAGTCAGCAGGTTGTTCCAAATCTTTGTATGAGGATGGGCAGTacaaatcttcaaatttttccagtGGAAAGTCCTGTGGAAATCCACTTCCTTCCTCCAGTAGTTCAAAGACTTCTGATCTTTCCAGCTCCTACATGGAAAAATATGTGTCATTACCAGCTTTCAAACAGCTGCTGCGATGCAAGTATTGCTACGTCAAGTTTGAGCAGTACTCAGATTTTAAGACTCATATGAAAATGCATCCAAGTGAAGGATTGCTTTCTTGCGCCCTTTGTCCgtataaaagcacatatcaaAACAACATAGAAGAGCATGTTATGAGCCACCATGGTTGTGTTAATATATTGCTGTGTATgtgaattttctctctgaaaatgaGTGAGTGATTGATCAAAAATCAATCTCTGCTCTAGTCCGTCAATCTTAGTCGTGCAATACAGCTGTTGCTTAATTTTTATGTAACTACTATGGAatagtaaatttaaaaatgagaataccttagtttctccaatttttattattattatttattcaaattttagctGAGATAATTACTTTCCAATTCGCCGGAATTACAACTAAATTGCTAATGGGAAAATATCGCTCCAATAGATTTCCTGATGTCACATGAAGAATTGATTGTGGTGTATCCTTTTAAtctcatatgtttttttttttttttttttaatcactttTTGGTCGCAATTGTAGACCGTATTTGCGATGCAATCGCTGTTTGAAGTaaacattttcaggaaagttcTAAAGATCAGATGAAACTATCTTATACAGAATGCTCAGCAACCATGTTACATTACATTAATGGTGGCTGAAACTGTAGGTCATGGCTGCATATAGAAGCCTCAGGCCAATGAGAAACGCTCCCAAAATACCTTCAATTTTACGTCTTATTTCTCTGGCCACTAATTTTTAATAATGCAAATTACAAATAACATTTGAGCTGATCTTGAGTTTTCATTGATTGatctatttattttaaaaattgagcacATATTACGAGTATTTTTCTATAGCAGGTAAAAATCCTCAAtctgaatgaaataaaatgagacTAAAAATTCTTGGTGAAAATAGTTTTAATAATAGAGCTTGCCTTTTCTTATAGCTTATAAGTGTTTTTAGAAACGCACCGCAGAATGaagaattttaatatttttagctatcaaagaatttcaacaaaaaattttctttcaaccgATTACACTCTCATATTTGTATTGAAAATATCAGGAGTTGTAAttctttttcttagtttttagtCAACCAAAtgtattaaatattttttataatattccGCAGCTTTTTCACcacttttaaaaactttttaactGTCAAAAATAGCCTTCAGTCGTCTACTTCTAGGGGTCTTTTAATTGTTGGCCATAGGTCAACCATTTCTTTTTTGATTGTTTAATACAGTATTAACCACCCAGATTCGcagtttttatattttataaagGGTTATAGTCTTCAATTTTGTAGTAAAGGCCACTAATTATTATGGTCACATCACTGTAGAATTGAAGTTAACTGTAAAATAACAATGTATACCTTTttctcaggaatttttctcCTCAGGTTTGTGTGATTAGTAGTACACgggtttttcttctctctctgcTAGATTAGTAGTCAtagataatatttttttatgcatAATTTATCAGTTTTATTGTTAATTAGTATGACTAAGTTTTTCACAGCCATGTGTATCGCATCTTACGCTATGGTGAAAATTTGCAAGTGAAAGTTCGTTTGGTTCTAGACTTAAACgtttatttcattttgcaactgatttttgcgtgaaaaatCGCTTGTTTGTGTAATGGAGCTCCTGCAAGAAGCAggaatttttgatgaataatCTATTCTACTTTCCTAAAATGTCACGAAAATATGATACTACCCCTAGTTTTGTCTAAAATCAGCCAAAATTACGCACATTGGAAATGCTGATTTCTTCTCAAGGGTTGAATTTTGGACTCTGGCATGTGGCCATCGTATTCTCCGAGTAATGTTGATGAGAGAACTTGCACTgcattgctaaatttcctcagTCTCTTTCCATCACATAGAGGATAGATTGGTTAAAGCAAAAAACTTTGATTCTTGCGGGAACCCAAATGACCTTATTGACTCGTCAAGTCAACACAATTAATGTTTTAATAAAGTccgtttttaaaagttttttctgTTATTATTAGAATTAATGTCTGTTAATTAGAATTCATCTAAAAATCTAATTACCTTGTTATTAGAGTCTTGGCATCTATAAAGAAGAaatgaaatggaaatttggTAGACAATCAAGATGTCAGctctcaaaatttcgagtttttcACTATATCCCTACTCCCTACCTTTCATCAGACACCTGGACATATGCTCAGATCCTCTTGTGAATAGCCAGTGCAGGAAGTCTCATATATTAACCACAAAAAGTCATTTTAGTATCCTATATTGATGGCGGAAGTTTGAAACTACATAGGTATTACTACTGCGTTGTTGCAGACCTCCTTGATTTATCTGCTCTATTAACAAAATATTCTATACAAATTTTAGTCCAGTAAATCGTCTCATTTCTCTTCGAAGGAATGTAgtagaaattttgagacaccacAATGAATATAGGTGGGTTCACACTTTAACCATCAATATATTAGGTCTCTAGTTCATGTCATTTATGAAGTGTTAAATTTACAACCGAACTGGAAAAGTTTTAACTGCAAAAGGTTAGGATAAATAAAGTTGATCAAAGCtaagtttgaaaacaaatattcCACGGCCAAGTTGTGTATTGGCCTttagaaagtaaaataaaataaaacaagatagatattttctttaaaaaaaaaagaacgtaGGTCCTTTATTTTGCTATTTGTACAAAATCGAAATTTACAATACGAAACAAAAATGCAAATTACTATGGAGGCTTGGACAGTAACACGCATGCAACAACAGTTTTTGTCTCGTTTAGCAAGGTTGACAAATGGATCAAATTAAGCTGTATTTTTAACATAGGGAATTCGTGCACGGCACAGGAAACTGCTATTTAccgggaaaataaaataaatactgGGCTCCAACTACGGCTTTCAAAGCGCTGCTTCAGTGCTACAGAG
This window encodes:
- the LOC109042745 gene encoding uncharacterized protein → MSQDIKAPGISEGGFTGSTSQSEFFANKFLTVAEELSTPDPRTDISNPKGADEFILENQTVEHSENKHLAQCPTLRQGDFQNHFGHCSLVTQKLKNEESSSGLEQLLTTFGAENCCSCHDDSCYQIRKTADSKALLKSLQDRKEKSTKEGLKSNTSSVSAKIQPETHIMSPPINFTRLIDSEALGFSKNDSLWTTALPAHGKIDISQNITERIRETGLGSSTLKVNHQWRRRSVPYEGRPDRKVNVLQCNYPRSTQSNLSKIVYSCAHCNFKSYGSKKFLKQHLISCTENSACTPGTDGKPLEIPCGSHTSQHFNSTSACGSENSHLSLKKDEKFVLESAGCSKSLYEDGQYKSSNFSSGKSCGNPLPSSSSSKTSDLSSSYMEKYVSLPAFKQLLRCKYCYVKFEQYSDFKTHMKMHPSEGLLSCALCPYKSTYQNNIEEHVMSHHGCVNILLCM